TGTGGCGACCCGTGTCGTGCCGGTCCGCTATCGAAACGACTTGCGTCATGTGGCGGTGGCCACGGTCGCCCGGGTGGATGCGCTCGTCTCATGGAATTTTCGGCATCTGGTGAATGTGAAAACCCGGCGTGCAGTCCATGCGGTGAACGTCCGGCTGGGATATCCTTTGCTTGAGATTGTCTCACCGGAGGAGGTGTGAGCTGTGGCGTCTAAGGGCGAGAGAGAATTTTCATCGCTCAAGTGGATCCATCGGGTAAGAGAGGCGCACTATCGGGAGACAAAGGGTTTACCGCTCGAAGCCTGGCTGAAACCGGTTGATCCGGACAGGGCCGCCCGGGCCTGCCGTCGTCTTGGCCTCAAGGTGAGAGTGGCACCGCGCGCGAGGCAGAAAGCGCGCCTGCGCGCCTAAGCCGTGGTCTCCCGGGCTGGACTGGCGGCTGCCAGTGTTCGAAGTACTTGATGGTGTTCGACGGCGCGGCGCTCCTGCTCCTGGCGGGAACGAGCGGGACAGGATCAGAAGAAAAGCTCGGCATGCTAAAGTAGCACGAGGAGGAAGATGAGCATGAGAGTTTATAAAGGCATTGTGAAAGGCAATACCATTGTCCTCGAAGAGAACCCTGACCTTCCGGATGAGTGCCCGGCACTGGTAGAGATCAAACCCCTTGGCCAGGTGCGGGAAGACGAGATCGTCAAACGCCAAATTGAGCTCCTGAAGAACCCGCACAAGGGAGGGAAGCTTCTCTATCGGCGCCGAGAGGAGCTGTATGAACGGTGGTGATCGGCTGATCGACACCAATGTCCTCGTGCATGCGTATGTCTTCTTGGATGCGAAAAAACACGCCTCGGCGCGCGAAATTATCCTTCCAATGTGGCATGAGGGTGGCGGTCTCACCACTCTACAGAACCTGTGCGAATTCTTTGCTGTGGTAACTGGAAAAGTCCAGAAACCTATGCCAGTTGCTCAAGAATCTACACCGATGAGAACGTGGATGTTCGGGTAGCTGACCCATGGGCAGCGAGGGCGGGCTGGATGTACGGGAGATGAGGAGATGAACAAGCATTTACGTTTGAAGCGGAAGGACGCCAATGCCATTCAGGATTTTGCGCAGAGAGTGCGGGCGGCACTGGGCCGGCAGCTCCTGGCCCTCAAGCTGTTTGGTTCGAAGGCCACGAGGCGCGACGTGCCGGACTCCGATTGTGGTGCAGGAAGCGAGCGTGAAGATTGAAGATCAGATACTGGATATCGCCTTCGAGGTAAACCTGGCGCATGAGGTCTACATCTCACCTCGCGTGATCGGCCGCGCCACCCTGGCGGATCCGGTCTGGAAGATGACCCGGGCGTCCGCGACGATTCAGGGCCGGAGGCTGCGAAGGCTTGCACGATCCTACTTGGACTAAACTGTCCGACTTGTGGCTTGCGCGACTTGGTCAAGGTCGGCTGTCTGGAAAGCAAAGGAGCCGAGCCGCGGCGATACAAGCAAACTTCAAATTAGGACACTACCCGGGCCCGCCCGCGTTTGACAAGGGCGGGGCGGCCATGTAGGCTACGGGGCGTCATGGCCGCAGAGTTGTTCAGGCAGCTCAGGCGGGCCGAGACGGAGTTGGAGCGCTCCTTCCTGGGTTCGGCCGCCGAGCTGGCTGACCGCCGGCGCCGCGTCCGCCTCGATCTCCTCCGCCAGCACCTGGCCGCCGGCTACGATTCCCTCAAGGCGCGGCACGCCGAAGGCGCTTCGGGGCAGGAGTCGGTCCAGGCTCACGCCGGCTTCATCGACGAGTTCCTCCGGCA
This Candidatus Rokuibacteriota bacterium DNA region includes the following protein-coding sequences:
- a CDS encoding PIN domain protein, encoding MALTRRLLRTTAQGIHDGVISNVVQEELEQAPADLRQAILREVRDVEFELVVEDAECRALFAEYVATRVVPVRYRNDLRHVAVATVARVDALVSWNFRHLVNVKTRRAVHAVNVRLGYPLLEIVSPEEV